The Acanthopagrus latus isolate v.2019 chromosome 11, fAcaLat1.1, whole genome shotgun sequence genome segment gttgttgttttttttgttgttcaacCAACAGTTGAAAACCCAAAAAATCTTAACATTAACTTCCatacatgacaaagaaaagtagcAAATCCTTATAATTAAGAAGGTGGagaaaatgttagaaaatgttgctttgaaaatgactaaaacaatcATTTGGTTTTCAAAgaaagtaaaatacatttttaaacagcgGAGTTTTTCACAATTTACCCAGAGATGAGATCAGTAATACTACTGTGGGTtgtaaaaacacaagcacacaaaatcAACACAATCAGTAAGTTTGGCtttgtttgttcctgttttccAGGAGAGGGCCCACAGGACCCAGATTTGGCCCTCAGAATGACAAAATGAAGCAGTAAGTACTAACACATTCCTCATTACATCTAAAAGCCAGAGGTCACAGTAGTTTTACCAGCACCCGCGTTTTGGTGTTGATGTTACATAACAGGGGTTCGTGATGTTTCCAGAAGCTGTAGGTTGTTAGTAGATTGTGCAAGAGAGGCTGGTCGTGTGCAGGTTATTGTGTAACGTTAGGCCCGTCTGCAGTCTGTTTCCACGTTAACCTCCAGTCCGAGAAGAGGAGGGCATTGTTGAGACAGTCTGGCACCCAGGCTTGTTTCTCCACGCTATCTTCATACTTGAGAGTTTGTCATTGTGAGCCCATGAAACCAGATGCCAACATTACCGATTCCAGGAATTTTGCGTGTTTGTTGCCCAGGCTCGTCAGCTCTGCATCCATCTGAACCTGAACCTCTCAGGTTGGATCGAcgcagtgtgtttatgtgtgtttgtggcggACCCATGCGTCTTCCTGACAACATGTTTTGCACTGGCTACGGTTTTGCATGTTTATTATTACTGCCCTCTGCGTGTAATCAAGCTAAAGTCCAAGAATGTTAATTTCCTTCAGCTCCTTGTCTGATGGAAAATTTGATCAGGGGAACAAATTCCGTAGTCTTGTATGAGcccctctgttttctttatttctttaccAACATCGTTCCTCCCACTGAGCCTGATACTCTGAAATAAGACAGACTAAAGGGTAATCTGTAGTCATGTCATGCTTACGTATGAATCCCATGAATAAAGCGAGAATTTGAGCCTGACTCTGCATATAGTGAACAGGTGCTGGCAAGTTAGGCTTTTTATAACCTGCAAGAGAAGAGAATATTGTTGggaaaacagatgtgtgtgagctgtTGTGGATCAACAGCAACTACTAAAGAATATATCCCAACTTTTTATCATTTCTGAtttatgtcttttgtttctgaCTTGCACCAACTTGTGTCCTCAGGGTGCAGTCGCAGGTGGACGAGGTGATCGATGTGATGCAGGAGAACATCTCCAAGGTGATAGAGAGAGGCGAGCGTCTCGACGACTTGCAGGACAAGTCGGGTGAGTCACACACCGGGATTCAAAACCTACAGGGAATGTTTATCCTTCTgatttgttttagtgtttagtttccacaggctgtgtttgtgcCCACACACTAAATGAATATATCACTTTACACTTAACACACTTTGGCAGTCTGATTAAACTAATTGTTTAGTTTAGAATCAGCTGAATTTTACTtttgcacaatttaaaaaatgcacaaattggaatcaaacaaataatacaCAGTGCAGGAAAATTATTGAAAAAGTAACTCTATTTACaccagatgctgttttttttctttccatcaactaatcaattaatgtACTCACAGAAAAAATCACCAAAACATTAAAGTGGCTCTAACTAGCAATATGTAGCATTTTATCcaagtaaatacatttcatttaatatgaaaaatgaaacattccTCATCTCTCTTGGCTGACAGTAGCTATTGTTTGTGTAGAGACGGAGTCTGCCAACATAAAGTTAAGACTTGCTTTCCCCTTTAACTTTGCACAGCAGTAGCCGCATTTTTGAACAACCTGGTACAGATCTTCTCTTCTAAAGCACCGGGCTTGTGTACAGTAGAAGCAGCTGCTTGCATGTAAATACTCTCGGTGCACTTTAAAGCTGTTAATGATCTGTCCAGGTTTAGGGTTTTACCAGGTGTGTATCTGAAACCTCTCAACAGgtctcacactcacattcacacagcccCGCTCTTTATTCACTCAGCGTGCATCAAACAGGTGTGTGAAACACGTTCAGCTCCCTCCGTTCCACACCTTCACACACGTGCGAGGCTTTCCGCAAGACACGCatagctctcctcctcctcctccatgatgAAGAGATGAGTCTCGTGTCCTCGTGTCTCATGCCCTGTCCTAATGGTCCTCATCATGACGTCCACACTGATGTTGTATAACTGCTTCTCTCTTTCGTGTCAACCAGCCACCCGAGACAATAACGCACATCTggaacacatttgtgtttacacaagtctttgtgtgtgtgtgtgtgtgtgtgtgtgtgtgtgtctgtgtgtgtgtgtgtgtgtgtgtgtgcgcgttttGCTGTATTTATGGGTCTTTGGACCTTTGTGTGGCTGCTGGTTGCGTGTCACTAGTCCTCAGTAGGTGTCTTTATGTGAGCAATATAATATCCTGTGATTGACACTTGCAGTTTGCTGTCTGGCCCATGTGTGGGTGACACTTTGTTGAATTCCTAAAGATTAACAAGCATCTTCTCAGAAGCCTCGTCCTCCCTTTGTAGTAAGGACAGGTCGTTAACAGACATGTGGACattcaaacagcagacacatgaCACTCGCTCTGAAGAGAGGCCTGTGCTTGGACAAGTAGCTCCGCACGCTAGGGAGTCATAACCTTCCTGTtagcatgcacaaacacaaagttaacAACAGTATCCAagaaacagagaggcagagcagtgTGGGCGAGCATGTTGGAGAGGGACGTCATGACAAGGACAGAACGGAGGAAGACTGAGCAAGCGTGTATTCATTTGGCAACTTGTTGTTCAACATGTCATGCcaatatttaaaagaaaactgttcaCAGCAGTGATCTCACCAGCAGAGCGAAGGCTTACATAACTGTAACACTTCATAACGGCACATGTACGACACACAGCCAAGCAGTTTGAGTCACCTTATCAAAGTCAAAACAATAGCCTgctcattatttgtttttcttccaattCATTCTTCTCCTCACGTGTCTCCGTGTGTGCTGCGGTCATGTGACGCTCCAGAGAGCCTATCGGACAACGCGTCAGCCTTCAGTAGCCGAGCCAAGCAGCTGCACAGGAGGATGTGGTGGAGAGACATGAAGGTGGGccatctgtcttgttttgtatgTGCGCGTGTGTTCAAGCGTGCGACAGCTTCAGTGTGGCTGCGTATTTGTTTGCATGTTAATACCTTATAAAAGTACAAATCACATACTTAAGTGACACTTTGCTAATGCACGACTCATGGTGATTCAATTCATGAATTAATGCAGGATGTATCATGAATTCCTTTGGCTCAACAAGTTACTATGACTTTATGAGATTAGGTCAcacttttacttgttttatgtattaaatatttatattgtaagttttcctctgacaaccagtttaataaagaaaaaaaaagttttctttttgacagTTATAAATAATCAACATTgttacattacccacaatgcaatttagccactcACATCACTGGGGGCAATCTGTCAGATAACATGTAGTTTCCTTTCGAACCGCAAAAGTCTTTAAACTACGTCTTTCACATTTGCAGTcgtactcctcaagacctgttAATGCTTTACTGTGTTGAAttagtggagttaccctttaagctGATGATTTGCACCCTTAATTAAACCTCACATAGAAGTTGAAGACGGAGACAGTCAGCATTATGAGTGTTAAGTGTTTAAAGTTTGTCATTTCCCCCACAGATGAAGATGATTATCGCCTTGGTAGTTGTGGCCCTGTTGCTCATTATTATCAGTGAGTATTTTACCAAACACACTCGCCACTGTTTGAGTTCACATGAATTACAGAATCCCTCACaaaatattctctctctctttcagttcCAGTGATCATGCGATATCGCTAGTGTctgacgaggaggacgaggagggacgcatcttcctctttgtcctctctctctttctctctcccctctctgcacACAGTCCTCCACTCCCGCTAGGGGGCGCCAGGCAGCCTCccacaccctcctctgtgtcagcCTGTGTACCTTTTGAGGATCCGGCCTCAAGTTGCCCCTTAGTACAGATCTTATCTTTGGCATTTCCACATAAATCCGCTGTGAGATCAGTACTAAGGCCCCGGTTGATCCCTTTGCTTTGAACAGAACGGGAACACGGGAGAACTGGGGAGATATTTTAATGCAGTTTGGAAGAAAACGCCGACTCTCAGCCCTCTAGTCAATGTGAAGGAGCGCTCCATTCCATGATACATATCACGTGAAGGGCCCTGTCTTTGCCTTGACAACAGGGACACTCCAGGTTGTGCACATTACATCATATAGATAGAAACTGTAAAGGCAGGGAATCCTCGCCAACTCGCTGGTCTgtatctgctgcagcagcctcctATAAAGAGGCTTTAACGTTAAGTGAATGAACCTCAGATGTCTGCTCGTGATTCCTCATGCGCTGTCTGCTCACCGCCCGAGGATGAAGTTTATAGGGAATCATTTGAGTTCACTTTCAACGTGAGGGAACATCTGAGGTTCATCTGCGTAGTCAAAGGTCGCTTCTTTTAACCATCAAAAAAGGCTTCTCTGACAGGAAAGTGATTTCACTTATCAGGTATGTTCCCTCATCAGTGCAGATGATCGGAAAAGAAGCCACATGTGTTCAACATCCTGCTCAATCAGCTTCATCAATCACCGCTTTTCCACCTCCGTCTGCCTCTTGATAGCTCGCTCTACTGTAAAGCAAGGACCATGTCAAACCAAAACATCCGGGTTATGAATGTCTGCCACACTTTTAACCTCTCGCCTTCCTCCTGGGTTGTGCTGAGCTCTGGGCGGGTTTGGTCATGGTACTTTCCTGCGGTGACATTAAActgtctctcactctgcagatgtttctgtttggttttaattccactttctgtctttttgttttcccactGTTTTCAAGTTCTTATTTCTGCCCGTCGCTCAATGTTAGCGCTTGTATGAAAGCTGGTATTTCCCGTCGCCACTGAAGGGACAGTTTGTCTCTCCGTACTGTTACATTAAGTTCTAAGAGGGAAAATTTAAGTGGGCTgtgaaacaaaactgaaaaagtgtCATTGTGTCTGGATTAATTAACTGTATAATACCACTCTGGATTGTCAtgttattattttgaatataatttattttagcTGTAAATACTGATTCTGTAATGATGTACAATACTCTGGCATTGCATTGGAAGACTGTGATATATTGATCCGTTTTGCTCTGGaataaagtgattttaaagGGCACCAGTGTGGCTTAATCTGGTTTGAACTAGCCGAACATCTTCCTGGGAGGAGAAAACCAGAAAGtgtgaagatggagagaaagcaATCACAGCGCGACAGAAAAGTTTGATTTGGTCGATGGAAAGAAAGATGACCGGAGGTAAAGAGGGGGAAACTGATCGTCCTGAGTTTTCTTTTATCTCCTCTCATTACCGACTTTCTTTTATTGCTCTGTGACTTTACTGGCAGCGTGGAGTCCCAAGATGGCATTAAAGTTGGATGAACTGGAGTCGGTGGCGCTTTAGTGATCTAGCAGACCTGCTGGTCTCGTCCTCTCAGGACggtagacacaaacacacagtgacagctcTGCCCTTAGCCTGGCCAGCTGTGCCCAACCCTTTCTGAGGGAGGAGAAATGAAACTGCCCACAGAGCAAATACTCAATTGAACCACAGCTCACACTGTTGCTGGTGGCTTTATCTCAGTTCATTTAATTCCATGAATTTGTTTGTATGTTGATGTAGCTGTGGTGAAAAGCCCGAGTCCTGCTCAGCTGCAGCCAGATCAAAGTTAGTAAAGTGCTGGTTGGACGACTGGCTGTAAAATGTTACAGCTCTGTTCAGGTCTCGCAGATGTGCGGACACAAGTCATTTGCTTGAACTGCAAACTGGGTGCCTGGAGGTTTTTATTTAGCCTCCAGTCTgatctgggaaaaaaaaaaaaaagaattgtgtGTTACACTGTACTGAATGTTTGTGCATGAGAGGACATTTTGGCCCTCTCCGTCTGCAGAGACACACCTACGCTGGCAGCACAGGATGTTTTCATCCTCCGTTAGGGGCTAAAACTGGATGACTTCAGATTCCGGGCATAGCAGCGGTTATGTGAGTCCAATAAAAGTGAACTAAACTCACAAGAGAGAAGAGTGGACAATGTGCCAGCCAGCATtagtcagtcacacacacacacaccctgtccAGTTAGGACTCGGCCTCTGCACAGGGATGTGTCATAGAGAGGAAATAGAGGATAAAtctccagaaaatgaaatcCGCGTACATTCGATACTCAGCGGGACGcttgtgaataaaacattgttcAAATCTATTTTTCCATATTTCTAGCGGACCGCTTTCTCACTCAAGAGCTTCTTTCTTCACTCATTGTTCTCCTCTAATGTCTCATTTTCTGGTTGCATGTGTTTTTACTCCCAGCTCTTCCTCCCACGATGATTTATTCAGTCCTTTACTTCACGTGCCCCACCTTCCTCCCTCGCTTCGGTTTGTCTTTGTAGAGATATTTCCTGTAGGAGGATGCACCCCGACCGCGATTCACATGCCATACCTCAgtcatccattcatccatccgtCACACTGCTGATCGGCTCGCCTCATCAATCAATAAAACTGTCTCGGGTACCACCTGCTGCCTCTAGACGAGCGCTGAGAGAAGCAGGTGAGGCTGGCATGAAACTGACAGATTctgaagaagtgtgtgtgttgaaggaGGGGCACTACTTGCCCCTCTGGCCTCCCTGAAGTGAAGCACCTGGGTCAGGTGATGTTTGAGGGTTCAGGGTcagcagagagatggatgagagGAAGGACGCGTGAGGAGAACAAGTGCAGGAGACGAGCCAGAAGCAAAGAGTCAGGATATGAAGGCAAGACGAAACCTGCCAAAAGGTGGACTGTTGAGATCAGAAAGGTGTGCCTCTCTGAGCCAGCGTCTCACTTTCCAGTCTTTCATCGTGCctctctgaaaataaacaagacatCATCCTCCATATATCACATGACTGAGGAAAGCCTCGCATGTGGCGGCTCAGCGTCTCTGTGATATTGTGTTGAAGCGAGGAGATGCAACAAATCCACCCAGGCAGCAAGTGACAGGAAGTGGGCTCAGTGAGGAATGACTCCCGGCAGCTCACTCATGTTGTATTAAATatgaatgtctgaaaacaaGTGCAGTGAGTCGAGTCTGCGGCGTGAACACAAACACGCGCACGCTCTCAGCCGAGGGGACCCGGGTCAGCGTCAGGTGTCTCGGCCATCGATTGCGACTTGCAACCTCGACCCTTCCAAACGACACTTGCGTCACGTGCCGGCCCCCTGCCAATATGAAAGAGGACACCGGCTCCTCAGGAGGAAATTGTATCCAATGAGGCCCTGCTTCCCCTGCCACGCCGGGAGGGCCAAACCTCAACCAAATCCCCTCAGACACACAAGACTGCATCACACATATAGAGAGACGTTTTTACAGATGAGACTTGAATCAGTGACAAAGGAGAGGCTGAATTACACTAATGTGAAAAGACAGAACTGCCATGTTaaatccccccccaaaaaaacagccacacaggaggacagacacacTCAAGCTTGTTAAAACATTGTATGTTTTTGTCCCCAAAACGACCAGCATCCCAGTACGTTCACTtgttcctccctccctctttgcCCCCTCAGTCCTCGCCCTgtgtcccctccctccttttcacctctcctctctttccctccttccttcccctccAGACTGTATAAATATCTGTGAGCTGTTGTGGAGAGCTCAGTGTTACAGACCTGTCCACCGAGCAGAAACAGGGGAGAGCAGAacaagagaggggaggagagaagaagaaaaacagataccTGAGAAAAGAAATTCACCAGGAAACTGGGAACTAGTAGACGGTTTAAAGAGAATCAGACTTATCACTTGTAAAAGAAGACTAGAGGGAAGATAGAAAGTCATTCTTCAGAGAGAGACTTTAAACTAAGGACGGTCTGCAGtatgttcctcctcctctcgttGTGCATGTCTGGTCTTCTCCTGCATGCTGACGCCCAGGAGCGAGCCTCTCTGTGGAGGGGAAATGACCGGGGTGGACGCTGCCACTACACCTTCACTGTGCCCAGCCCTGTTGAATCCAGCTGCCCGCAGTCCGGAGGCCCCGAGATGGAGGGTCTGAAGGCCAGGCTCAGCATGCTGGAGGTGCTGGTGGCCCGGCTGACCAGAGGGGAGACCGTGGCCCCTCAAAGAGCCGGAGCCAGAGCTCAGTCTGAGCTCCAGGAGGCGCTGAACAGGGCCACGGACGAGAGGAACCTGCTGCAGGGGGAGACGGAGCGTCTGGAGCGGGAGCTGCTGGGGCTGCAGGgcaggatggaggagatgaggaa includes the following:
- the vamp4 gene encoding vesicle-associated membrane protein 4 isoform X2, translating into MPPKFKRHLNDDEVTGSIRSERRNLLEEDSDEEEDFFLRGPTGPRFGPQNDKMKQVQSQVDEVIDVMQENISKVIERGERLDDLQDKSESLSDNASAFSSRAKQLHRRMWWRDMKMKMIIALVVVALLLIIIIPVIMRYR
- the vamp4 gene encoding vesicle-associated membrane protein 4 isoform X1; amino-acid sequence: MSEPDREDQPEDNMPPKFKRHLNDDEVTGSIRSERRNLLEEDSDEEEDFFLRGPTGPRFGPQNDKMKQVQSQVDEVIDVMQENISKVIERGERLDDLQDKSESLSDNASAFSSRAKQLHRRMWWRDMKMKMIIALVVVALLLIIIIPVIMRYR